A window of Clostridium sp. Marseille-P299 contains these coding sequences:
- a CDS encoding DJ-1 family glyoxalase III, giving the protein MKKVYIFLADGFEEIEGLTVVDIARRAGIDAVMVSITGKKMVEGAHGIGVSADILFDEHEFLDADMLVLPGGMPGTNALMEHEALRNLLIEFDNKKKNIAAICAAPSIFGMNGLLKGKNAACYPGFENKLIKANVCYDNVVEDGHIITSRGMGTAIEFSLAIVTKLIGKEAADNLAKAIVYRA; this is encoded by the coding sequence ATGAAGAAAGTATATATTTTTTTAGCGGATGGATTTGAGGAGATTGAGGGATTAACAGTTGTAGATATTGCAAGAAGAGCAGGAATTGATGCTGTTATGGTATCGATTACTGGAAAGAAAATGGTGGAAGGGGCTCATGGAATTGGAGTTTCTGCCGATATATTATTTGATGAACACGAATTTTTAGATGCAGATATGCTAGTATTACCTGGTGGTATGCCTGGCACAAATGCATTAATGGAACATGAAGCATTAAGAAATCTATTGATAGAATTTGATAATAAGAAGAAAAATATTGCAGCGATATGTGCAGCACCTTCTATATTTGGTATGAATGGATTATTAAAGGGCAAGAATGCAGCTTGCTATCCAGGGTTTGAAAATAAACTTATAAAAGCCAATGTATGTTATGACAATGTTGTTGAAGATGGTCACATTATAACTAGTAGAGGAATGGGCACAGCAATTGAGTTCTCACTTGCTATAGTAACCAAGTTAATTGGTAAAGAAGCTGCGGATAATCTAGCAAAAGCGATTGTTTATCGTGCATAG
- a CDS encoding AraC family transcriptional regulator gives MEWLNRMNNAINYIENNLEDKMDYEKIARAACSSVYHFQRMFSFITNIPLSEYVRRRKMTLAAFELQNSDIKIIDLALKYGYESPEAFTRAFQAVHGITPTSARRDGANLKAYPRISFQMSMKGDSEMNYKIVQKEAFQVYGVERIFDTKDGENLREIPQFWLELRDNGEYEKLQNSANYPHTILNSICGYKEIEGSKFPYMICTLKTPLSDTQGYTVVDVPASTWAVFVNEPHSIEETSKEIQSLVSRVYTDWLPTSNYDIDPGFEFEMYYTINEKFYEETWIRVLPKK, from the coding sequence CTTAGAAGATAAGATGGATTATGAAAAAATCGCAAGAGCTGCCTGTTCTTCTGTATATCATTTTCAACGTATGTTTTCATTCATAACGAATATACCACTATCTGAATATGTTAGACGTAGAAAAATGACACTTGCTGCATTTGAGCTTCAAAACAGCGACATAAAAATCATTGACCTTGCTCTTAAATACGGATATGAATCACCAGAGGCTTTTACACGAGCTTTTCAAGCGGTTCATGGTATTACACCGACATCAGCGCGCAGAGACGGTGCTAATCTAAAGGCATATCCGCGTATTTCCTTTCAGATGAGTATGAAAGGAGACAGTGAGATGAATTATAAGATTGTTCAAAAGGAAGCATTTCAGGTGTATGGGGTAGAAAGAATTTTTGATACAAAAGATGGGGAGAATTTAAGAGAAATACCGCAATTTTGGTTGGAGTTAAGAGATAATGGGGAATATGAAAAGCTACAAAATTCTGCGAATTATCCGCATACCATTCTTAATTCTATTTGTGGGTATAAAGAGATTGAGGGGAGTAAGTTCCCATATATGATATGTACTCTTAAAACACCATTAAGCGATACGCAAGGTTATACAGTAGTTGATGTTCCAGCTTCTACATGGGCAGTTTTTGTAAATGAGCCTCATAGTATAGAAGAAACTTCAAAAGAAATACAAAGCTTGGTGTCACGAGTTTATACGGATTGGTTGCCTACCTCAAATTATGATATTGATCCGGGATTTGAATTTGAGATGTATTATACCATAAATGAGAAATTCTATGAAGAGACATGGATTAGGGTACTTCCGAAGAAGTAA